The following is a genomic window from Sandaracinaceae bacterium.
CGCTGAGGGGGTGGACAACGAGACGTCATGGGGGCGGGCGGAGATCGTCGATCTCGCCAGCGAAAGGATCCGGCGGAGGCTCTCGACGCTGCGCAGCGTCGAGCTGTGGGCGGAGCAAGCGGCCGAGGAGTCGGCGGTGGCGCCCATGGGTCGCGGCTGCGTCGAGGCGGCCTCCCTCGCCCTCGCGCGTGTCGAGGGCAGCCAGAGCGCATACACGGAGGTGGCCGCGAGGATGGCGGCGTACCAGCGGGCAGTCGCCGGCTACGAGCCGGACGTGCGCGTCATCCTCGCTGCCGAGCGGGCGTGGTGCGAGGCCGAGCGAGACGCGTCGCGCACGGCCGTTCGGCTCGTGGATGGCGAGGAGAGTGACCACGCGCTCGGCCGCGCCGCGGGCTTCGACGTGGTCGCGAGGCGAATCGGCGGCCTGCTCGAGCGGCACATCGTCAGTCCCACGACGTCCGCCGCGTCCGTGCCGGCGTGGAGAGCCTGGCAATGAGCGAGCTGACGATCCTCTTGAGCATCGACCCGGCACAGAATCGATTTCGGTTCTTCGCCATCGTGCTGCGCCGACTGCCGGACGGCGGCGCCGAGCTGCACCGCCGTTGGGGGCGGCTCGGCACCGAGGGGCGCCACGAGGTGGAGAGCTTCTCGACGGCCCGCCTCGCGGAGGCTGCCCGAGCAGACCTCATCGCCCGTCGTCGTCGACGCGGGTATGAACTCGCGCGCTCGCTCCCGGTCTCGGGGGAAAGCGACTTCGCCGCGCTCACGGCGTGGGAGGTGGGCCTCGCACTCGCGCTCGAGTCCATGCGTCGCGGCCTCACTGCGCGGCGGGAGGAGGCTCGCGCCGCGTTTGACTCACGGGCGCAGCTTTTGCTCCCGATCTGACTCGCCCGGGCGCTCCCTGTCGGTCAACCTCGAGCCGCAAGCAATCCCGCGCTTGACGGCGCCGCCGGCCTCACGGCATCACCAAGACATGGTCGCGACCGACAACGAAGCTCCACCACCTGACTTCGACGACGACGAGACTCCGCCGCTCCCGCACCGTCGCAAGCGGAGCACGCACTCGGGTGTCGGTGTCGTTGCGAAGGAGATCCCCCCGCCCCCCAACCCCCGCGACCCGCGTCGGGAGAACGCAGACGGGGAAGGGTGAACGACCTCGAGGAGGAGCTGAGGTCTGACAACCCCAAGGGCCGGCTCTGGGAGGCGTGCGCCGCGCGGCGCATCGTGCCGCCGACATGCCGACACGCGACGCTGGGCGCACGCCACCGGGTGGAGATGGAGATGGTGGTTGGCGAGTGGGAGCTGTCGAGCGGGGTGCATTGGGGGTGGTCACGCAAGATGGCCGAGCAGCTCGCGTCTCGCGCCCTGCTCGGGGAGTTGGAGGCGCTCGGGCAGGACGAGCCTGCGGCGCGGCCCCCGCCAACGCACGCGGGGTGTGTCGAGCAGGCGCTCGGAGACGAGGACATCTTCGACGTCGACGAGGACGAGGCGGAGCATCTCAGGCGGAGCAATGCGAAGGGCCAGGTGTACGAGTGGTGCCAGCGGCAGAAGCCCCCCGTGCGTCGCCCGCGCTTCACGGCGCACCCGGCGGGCGGGGCGGTGCTGGTGCGTGCGCGTCTCGACGCGCGCGCTCTCGAGACGCCGTGGTTCCGGGCAGCTCGGCGCAAGGAGGCTGAGCACGCTGCGGCCGAGGCGCTCCTGCAGCTGTTGCCCGAGTCGGACGATGCGCCGGATCTAGATGTGGGGGCGACGGCGAACCCGCGCACGCTGCTCAACGAGCTCGTGCAGCACGGTGAGCTCGCCGGATGCCGGGTCGACGTCACGGGTCGCTCCGGTCCAGACCACGCGCCGCGCTTCGCGGCCGAAGGCCACGCGCGCTTTCCGGACGGGACCGAGGTGAGAACTGCGTCGCACGAGGGGGCGAGCAAGCGCGAGGCGATCGGCGCCGCGTCGCGTGCCCTGCTTGTTCACGTGCTCGCTCATGCAGGGAGGCTCGAGCCTCTTCATCGCGTGGCTTTGTGAAGCGGCGGATCGGCCGCTCGGTCATCGGGCGAGCCGCCGCCGGATCGACCCTCGCGACCTCCGCGGTGCCCCGGCCAAGGGTCGCTGCTGTGCTCGCGGGCCGCGGCGTTGCTCTCCTGGCTCGCTTCATCCGGCTGAACTTGTCCATCTCCGCCCGGACCTAAGGGACTGGTCATGAGAGCCCGCGTCGGTGTCGCCTGTGATGAAGCGAGCGCTCGCAGCGCGATGAGGGACCACCTGCGCGGCGCCGGCTTCGCGGTGAGCAGCGCCGGGGATCTCCCCGGCCTCTCGCTGCTGCTTCATCGACACCGGCTGACACGGTCGCGCCTCGACGCGCTCGTTGTCGAGCCGTCCGATGGCCCTCTCGGCGTGTGCTGGACCGGACTGGAGAGCCTGCGCCTGGATCGACGCGGCGTACCGGTCGTCCTAGTCGCCGCGCCCGAGCGGGTGGGTGAAACGCTACGCAAGCGGCTGGCCGCAGTGTCCATCGTCCCGAAGACGTCCCCCAGAACGTTGGATCTGATCACGCAGTCGCTGGGCTATCTGATGCCTTTGGCTCAGCGCTGAGATGTCGCGGTATGCCACGGTCGGCGAGATCTGCGGCCAGCCAGCCGACCGCTCGTTGCGGCATTGGGAATTGTGTGCACTACGAGAGCGATCCGATTGTTCGGCCTATCGTCGCGTCTACAGCCATGACGTGGCCGAGCCCGTGCAGCTGGTAGTGGTCGATGATGACCTGATGCTCCTC
Proteins encoded in this region:
- a CDS encoding WGR domain-containing protein, producing MSELTILLSIDPAQNRFRFFAIVLRRLPDGGAELHRRWGRLGTEGRHEVESFSTARLAEAARADLIARRRRRGYELARSLPVSGESDFAALTAWEVGLALALESMRRGLTARREEARAAFDSRAQLLLPI